In the Quercus lobata isolate SW786 chromosome 5, ValleyOak3.0 Primary Assembly, whole genome shotgun sequence genome, one interval contains:
- the LOC115990088 gene encoding probable LRR receptor-like serine/threonine-protein kinase MEE39, with protein sequence MDDSGNKAYQVPSVVMNSAATKLNVNASVGFFWTPDNGNTVTQYIYLHFLNLKKLQPNQTREFNVFLNGDFWLTQPVVPYYLSTTTAYSTTGTTRAEFKLWLNKTETSTLPPILNAIEIYTLKQLLQAQTDQEDGEVNIVSNEQGRVLESKKQQFTYSEDLSITNNFASVIGKGGFGTVYHGYLDGFQVAVKMLSPSSVQGHKEFQAEAKFLTRIHHKNFTSFVRYCHENTNMGLIYEYMENGNLALHLSGIDHTKNL encoded by the exons ATGGATGACTCAGGCAACAAAGCATACCAAGTACCATCAGTTGTCATGAACAGTGCAGCCACGAAATTAAATGTAAATGCTTCCGTAGGCTTTTTTTGGACACCTGATAATGGTAACACCGTGACTCAATATATCTACTTGCACTTTTTGAACTTAAAAAAGCTTCAACCAAACCAGACTAGAGAATTTAACGTATTTTTGAATGGAGACTTTTGGCTTACTCAGCCTGTGGTCCCTTACTACTTATCCACAACTACAGCATACAGCACAACGGGAACTACTAGAGCAGAGTTTAAGCTTTGGTTAAATAAAACTGAAACTTCCACCCTTCCGCCCATTCTTAATGCTATTGAGATTTACACATTGAAACAGCTTTTACAAGCACAAACAGACCAAGAAGATG GGGAGGTGAACATTGTATCCAATGAACAAGGTCGGGTGTTAGAATCTAAAAAACAGCAGTTCACATACTCAGAGGACCTCAGCATTACTAACAATTTTGCAAGCGTTATCGGGAAAGGAGGCTTTGGAACAGTTTATCATGGCTACTTAGATGGTTTTCAAGTTGCTGTGAAGATGCTTTCACCATCATCGGTTCAAGGGCATAAGGAATTTCAAGCAGAG GCCAAATTTCTTACGAGAATTCACCACAaaaacttcacttcttttgtTAGATATTGCCATGAAAACACCAATATGGGGCTCATCTATGAGTATATGGAAAATGGAAACTTGGCACTGCATCTATCAGGTATTGATCATACTAAAAATCTTTaa